One window from the genome of Balaenoptera musculus isolate JJ_BM4_2016_0621 chromosome 3, mBalMus1.pri.v3, whole genome shotgun sequence encodes:
- the RAB11B gene encoding ras-related protein Rab-11B has protein sequence MGTRDDEYDYLFKVVLIGDSGVGKSNLLSRFTRNEFNLESKSTIGVEFATRSIQVDGKTIKAQIWDTAGQERYRAITSAYYRGAVGALLVYDIAKHLTYENVERWLKELRDHADSNIVIMLVGNKSDLRHLRAVPTDEARAFAEKNNLSFIETSALDSTNVEEAFKNILTEIYRIVSQKQIADRAAHDESPGNNVVDISVPPTTDGQKPNKLQCCQNL, from the exons TGGTGCTCATCGGGGACTCGGGCGTGGGGAAGAGCAACCTGCTGTCGCGCTTCACCCGCAACGAGTTCAACCTGGAGAGCAAGAGCACCATCGGCGTGGAGTTCGCCACCCGCAGCATCCAGGTGGACGGCAAGACCATCAAGGCGCAGATCTGGGACACCGCCGGCCAGGAGCGCTACCGCGCCATCACCTCGGC GTACTACCGTGGTGCAGTGGGCGCGCTGCTGGTGTATGACATCGCCAAGCACCTGACCTACGAGAACGTGGAGCGCTGGCTGAAGGAGCTGCGGGACCACGCCGACAGCAACATCGTCATCATGCTGGTGGGCAACAAGAGCGACCTGCGCCACCTGCGGGCCGTGCCCACGGATGAGGCCCGCGCCTTCGCAG AAAAGAACAACTTGTCCTTCATTGAGACCTCAGCCTTGGATTCCACCAACGTAGAGGAAGCTTTCAAGAACATTCTCACAG AGATCTACCGCATCGTGTCACAGAAGCAGATCGCGGACCGCGCAGCGCACGACGAGTCCCCCGGAAACAACGTGGTGGACATCAGCGTGCCACCCACCACCGACGGACAGAAACCCAACAAGCTGCAGTGCTGCCAGAACCTGTGA